In Bradyrhizobium paxllaeri, the genomic stretch TGCGGCATAGGCAATTCCATGCGCGCGCTGCGGGCCCAGATCGGCCGGTTCGGCCGCCTGTTGACGGACACGGGGCCGGACGACGTCGTCAAGGGATTGCGATTGGCACCGGCGCAAGCAACTGCACCAATCGCAGGATTTCATCTATTCCCGTTCGGCGGCCTGCGCAAGGCCGGCGCGTGGTTGCGCGACACCGAACACGGCCCGCGCCAGCATGTGGAGCGGGCCGCGGTCTCACACGCCGGGCTTCAGAACCCGTAGAGCCGCGCCGGGTTGTCGACCAGGATCTTCTTGCGGATCGCCGCGTCCGGCGCCCACACCGGAAGCTGGTTCAACAGCTTTCCGTCGTCGATCTGGAACAGCGGCGTGACGTCGGTGACCTTCTTGCCGGCCGGCGTAACCGAATCCGGATGCGGCCAGTCGGTGCCCCAGACGATGCGGTCGGGATTGGCTCCGATCAACGCCTTGGCGAGCGGGATGCAGTCGGTGTAGTCGGGGCCGAGTTTCGAGGAGCGATAGGCGCCGGAAATCTTCACATAGGCCTTGCCCGATTTGACGAGCTCCACGAGATCGGCAAACCCGGGTTGTTCGACGCCAAGCGCCGCCTGGGCGCCGCCGAAATGGTCAAATACGACAGGCACCGGCGAAGCCATGACGAGATCCTTGACTGCTGATATCATCGCCGGGTTGGTATAGATCTGCACATGCCAGCCGCGCGCCCTCATGCGCTCGACGGCGGTCGTAAACCGTGGCCGCGCGACGTTCGGATCGTTGACGCCGCCGGTTGCGAGGTTGAGGCGGACGCCGCGAATGCCGGCCTTGCCCATGAGATCGAGATCGCTCTCGGACGTCTTGTCGTCGATCACGGCAACCCCGCGCGCGGTCGGTCCCCGCGCCGCCATGCCGAACAGCGTCGCCGAATTGTCGGTGCCGTAGATCGAGGGCGTGACGATCACCACGCGCTCCATGCGCAGCGCCTTGTGCAGCGCCGTCATTTCCTCGGGCGAGGCCAGTTCGGGCGTATAGACGCGGCCGGAGAAGAACGGGAATTTTTCGGGATCGGGGTGAATGTGGGTATGGCAGTCGCAGGCGCCCGCGGGAACGTCGAAATTCACCGGCGTGGCGGGCTGCGCCGCTTTGGCAGAGGCGGTTCTGTCGTTCATCATTACTCCGGCTGCGATGGAGGCAAGCATCATACTGCGTCGCGTCAGCATTGGTGTTCTCCCTGGATATTGTTGTTGATTGTTGGCGTCTGGACAGGGCGTCGTGCCCGCTAACTCCAGCGTTCTCCCTCCGGCGCCGGGCGTTGCTTCGCCCGTGGTATGGCCAGGAGATTATCGAGAGAAGTGAGGCGCGGGAAGGGCGCCCGCCGCATGGCTACGCAGAGTTATCGGTCCGGTAACGTGGCCGGCGTATCGAACCGGAAGCCGCCAAATTTGACTAATCATCCGCCCGCCCGGAATATCTCGCTCCCCTCTGGAATCACTTCATGCGAAAATTTTCACAAAAGTTCAAAACCGGCGCGTCGGTCGTTGCCGTGGTCGTCGTGCTGCTCGGCGTTTACAGCTATCGCAAGCTTGCCGCGCTGGCGGCCGATCCCACCGGGGAAAAAGACTGCGGCCCGGCGGTCGGCGGCGGCGAGCAGGCGAAAATCGATCTGGAGCGGATCAAGGCGATTGCGCCGCTCAAGGACGTGAAATGGTCGCAGCTCGGCGGCAGCATCAATGATGCGAGCTGTCTCAGCAAAACCGAGATCTACGGCGTGGTCGACGTCCGCAGCGTTGACGATATCGCCAAGACGCTGGCCTTTGCGCGCGACAACAAGCTTTCCGTTACCACTGCCGGAGTCCGCCACAGCATGGGCGGGCAGGCCTTCCGCAAGGGCGGCATCGTGCTCGACATGCGCGGCTTCAACAAGATCGTGCTCAATGAGAGTTCGCGATCGGTCACGGTACAGCCGGGCGCAACCTGGCACGACATCCAGAACGTGCTGCATCCGCGCTTTGCGGTTCGCGCCATGCAGTCGACCGACATCTTCACCGTCGGCGGCTCGATCTCGGTCAACGCCCACGGCATGGATCATCAGGCCGGCGCGCTTGCGAAGTCGATCAAGTCGATGAAGGTGATGCTGGCCGATGGTTCGCTGCAGACGGTGTCGGCGACCGAGAACGTGGACCTGTTCAACCTCGTGGTTGGCGGCTACGGCCTGTTCGGCGTCATTGTCGAGGCCGAACTGGATATTGCCGATAACCTGGTCTACCAGACCGGCCGCCGCATGATGGACTACAAGGAATTCCCGGCGCTGTTCGCCAAGGCGATCGAGAAGGACGGCAATATCGGCCTGATGTATGGCCACCTCTCGACCGCACCAAGTTCGTTTCTGAAGGAGCTGCTGCTGTACACCTACACCAAGGTCGACGGTACCGATTTCAAGCGCCAGCCGCTCGGCGAGGTCTCAGGCACCAAATTGCGGCGGCTCACCATCAACCTGTCCAAGCAGGGCGCGCTGTTTCAGGAAATGAAATGGCTGTCGGAGAAGCACATCGAGCATCGCATGGAAAACTGCACGGTGACGCGGGCGCAGGCGATCGGTTCGGCGGAGGCCTGTCTCGTCAACCGCAACGACCCGATGCACGATTCCGTGCCTTACTTGCGCAACTCATTGCCTGACGATACCGACATCCTGCACGAATACTTCATCCCGCGCAGCCAGTTCGTCTCGTTTGTCGACGGGATGCGCAAGGTGCTGACCGACAACAAGACCAATCTCCTCAACGCGTCGGTGCGCGTCGTGCATCAGGAGAACAATTTCCTGACCTATTCTCCGGAGCCGGCATTCTCGCTGGTGCTCTACATCAACCAGACCACGGACGATGAGGGCAACCGGCGGATGAAGAAGGCGACCGAAGAGCTGATCGACCTCACCATCGCCCACAAGGGGCGGTTCTTCCTGCCGTACCAGCTCTATTATTCGAAGGATCAGTTGCAGCGCTCCTATCCTCAGATCAACGACTTCTTCGCGGCGAAGCGGAAATATGATCCGAGCGAGCTGTTCACGAATACGTTTTATCAGAAGTACGCGTCGTAGATATCTGCCTGCGTCATTGCGAGGAGCGAAGCGACGAAGCAATCCAGACCTTGCTTAGCTCAACGATGGATTGCTTCGCTTCGCTCGCAATGACGATGTGGCGCGAGATGGCGGCAGGCCGCTGCAGCCGCCGGCTTGTTCGGCATCCAGCACCAGCAGGGCGCCGGCGGCATAGAGGCGAGCGACAAAGCCAGCATCGTCGGAACGCGCGATGGTGACGTAATCACTCGAGGCGAGGATACGCCCGTTTGCCTTTGCGATGGCCGTCAGTGCCCGCGATGGCGGACCGATGACGGCCATCGACTTGCCCGGGGCCGAACCGAAGGTCAGCGCAACGACCACGGCGAGCCAGCCGCAGATGACGAGGGCGATCGCGCCGACGATCCGACACCATCGCCCGGATCTACGCTGCCGCCCGTCAGTAATCATAGAAGTGCTCAATGCTTGCACCCCTCGCCTTGAGCTCGCGGTCGATATCGACAAGTCGGTCGACCCTTGCTTTCAGGCCCGCCCGGCGGAAGCCGGGCCGCGCATCCAGTTCCAGCGAAAACAGCTCCGTCGTGCCCTTGATGTCGAGTTTGGCGACATCGGGGGCAATGACGGTGATGAGGATGTCGTGATTGCCTGCGATCTCCGCAACCCCATAACCCTGATCCAGCAGGCTCTTGAGGATGTCGGTAAAGTCCTTGTAGCGCGGGGTCTGCACGAGCTGCCATTGCGGGGTCAGCGCGCGGATCGGTTTGATGCGCGGCTCCTTCGCCAGCACCTCCGGCGGCAATGTCGCGACCGCAAACATGATGTCGCGCGGCTCGTTGTCGCCACCGGCGTCGAGCGCCTTCTGGATCAGCGAGGCGTAGCCGATCTTGACGAAATATTCGGCGCCGAGCGCGAAGTCGCGTTCCCATGTCCGCAATGAACTTGGCGTCGGCGCCGAGATCGCCATTAACCCATCGAGCTTTTCGCGGAACGGATATTTGTACCAGGGGATGGTGTAGAGGAAGGCTGCATAGTCCTGCAGCACCGCGCGGCCGAACTCATCCTGCGGCGTGCGCTTCTCGCCCCTGATCCATTCGAACACGCGGCCGATGGTGTTCTCGTAGAATCCCTTGATGGCGTATTCGACGGAATAGCTGATGCCGATGACGTAAATCATCGTCTTCACTTCAGTCAGCGACTCGCCCGTCGCAGGTACCGCACGGTTGATGGTACAAAAGCTCCGCCAGAATCCGAAGATGTGACCGAGATAGCCAAAATGGCTTTCACTGGAGCGGTCGAGGAAACGGCCGAAATCCTCGAAGGAATAGACGATGTACCATTCGGGGAAGGTGAAGAACGTGTTGTTCAGCTTGCGCCGGTAGCCCGCCTCGTCGATCGCGGGCAGAGTGACGGCCGGGGCGCTCGCTGCCGCGGCGCCGGACGACGGCCGGCACGTGCCCTCGATATAGGCCAGCGGCAAAAGCACCGTCAGCGCAATCAGGATTGCGACGACAGCGAGGATGCGCCGCAGCCATTTAAGCATGAACGACGGTCCGCGTCCGCGGCGCCAGCAGGTATCCGATCATGATCGCCACGCCGCCGAGGCCGAGATGCGGGGCGTTGGCGAAGAACCGCGTCGAGAGCGGCAGGTTGAGGACACCGTTGATCAGGATGCCGAAGTCGAGATAGCCGCTGCCGGTGAGCAGGCCGAGCATGCCGTCGGCGAAATAGAACACGCCGAACAGCTGGAAGAATAATTCGGAGGCACGGCGCGAGGTCATTGCCGCGGCGGCCGCCCACAGCGCCGAGACGAGATGCAGGCCGTCGGCATACCAGGTGCGGCGGAACAGGCCGAAGATCATATCATTGGCGTCGATGAAGGCCGGGATGTAGCCGGTGAGGATCACGAAGCCGAGCAGGGCGGCATAGCCCCAGGCGCACAGTCTGATGATGTCCATGATGTCTCCGGCGGCGATCTGTAAGACTTGTCGAATCTCTGTCCAGTCTAGAGTTTTGCGAGCGTCTTGAGCAGGGCATCGTTGAACATGCCGGGGTCCTCGATCTGCGGAATGTGGCCGAGCCCGGGCAGCAAGGTCAGGTCCGTATCAGGCGGCAGCAGCGATTGGAGATCGCGGGCCTGTTCGACCGGCGTTATCGTGTCCTTGTCGCCCCAGAGGATCGCGACCGGGACTTCCAGCTTCGCATAGGCCGCGCGGTCCGCACTTGCCGCATTCGTGTCGGTGCCGAGGAAGTAGTAGAGCCAGTCGGCGATGTCGCTCGTGCTGTCGCGCTGGGCCAGCGGTCGTTGCAGGATCGCGACATATTCGGGCAGCGCGCGCTCCTTCTTCGCGATCATCGATTGCAGCAGCGTTTGCGTCGCGATCGGGTTGGTGATGGTCAGCGACACCAGGATTTCGCGAATCCATTGCGGCTGGATCACCCAGGGCGCGGCCGATGGCGTGGCCGTCAATCCGAGGGCTGCATCGATCAGCACCAATGCGCGCGCCCGATCCGGATATCGCATCAC encodes the following:
- a CDS encoding amidohydrolase family protein gives rise to the protein MLTRRSMMLASIAAGVMMNDRTASAKAAQPATPVNFDVPAGACDCHTHIHPDPEKFPFFSGRVYTPELASPEEMTALHKALRMERVVIVTPSIYGTDNSATLFGMAARGPTARGVAVIDDKTSESDLDLMGKAGIRGVRLNLATGGVNDPNVARPRFTTAVERMRARGWHVQIYTNPAMISAVKDLVMASPVPVVFDHFGGAQAALGVEQPGFADLVELVKSGKAYVKISGAYRSSKLGPDYTDCIPLAKALIGANPDRIVWGTDWPHPDSVTPAGKKVTDVTPLFQIDDGKLLNQLPVWAPDAAIRKKILVDNPARLYGF
- a CDS encoding FAD-binding protein codes for the protein MRKFSQKFKTGASVVAVVVVLLGVYSYRKLAALAADPTGEKDCGPAVGGGEQAKIDLERIKAIAPLKDVKWSQLGGSINDASCLSKTEIYGVVDVRSVDDIAKTLAFARDNKLSVTTAGVRHSMGGQAFRKGGIVLDMRGFNKIVLNESSRSVTVQPGATWHDIQNVLHPRFAVRAMQSTDIFTVGGSISVNAHGMDHQAGALAKSIKSMKVMLADGSLQTVSATENVDLFNLVVGGYGLFGVIVEAELDIADNLVYQTGRRMMDYKEFPALFAKAIEKDGNIGLMYGHLSTAPSSFLKELLLYTYTKVDGTDFKRQPLGEVSGTKLRRLTINLSKQGALFQEMKWLSEKHIEHRMENCTVTRAQAIGSAEACLVNRNDPMHDSVPYLRNSLPDDTDILHEYFIPRSQFVSFVDGMRKVLTDNKTNLLNASVRVVHQENNFLTYSPEPAFSLVLYINQTTDDEGNRRMKKATEELIDLTIAHKGRFFLPYQLYYSKDQLQRSYPQINDFFAAKRKYDPSELFTNTFYQKYAS
- a CDS encoding alpha/beta fold hydrolase; translated protein: MVSNILRWSANGLLVLVLSIILLITSFRMAASIRETGMRTQLAPKTGHLVPTRSGGVFVQEKGPANGIPVVLFHGTAAWSELWRQTSDALASAGFHVIALDLPPFGFSDRPGNYTRQDQAARINDVLDTLEAPPAIIVGHSFGAGAATELVMRYPDRARALVLIDAALGLTATPSAAPWVIQPQWIREILVSLTITNPIATQTLLQSMIAKKERALPEYVAILQRPLAQRDSTSDIADWLYYFLGTDTNAASADRAAYAKLEVPVAILWGDKDTITPVEQARDLQSLLPPDTDLTLLPGLGHIPQIEDPGMFNDALLKTLAKL